In bacterium, the following proteins share a genomic window:
- a CDS encoding aspartate ammonia-lyase, giving the protein MSTDGQQRIEHDALGDVRVPADAYYGSQTARAIENFPISGLRLPRAFIAATATIKRAAAEVNAGLDLLDPKIAAAIAQAAQEVIEGKWDAQFPIDAFQMGAGTSQNMNTNEVIANRAIELLGGARGNYQIVHPNDHVNMAQSTNDVTPTAIRLAALMTLGDLLAVLETLVEALGQKAHEFDGVVKAGRTHLQDAVPVRLGQEFGAYAMAVANDIERIKNARERLLYLGIGGTATGTGLNADPQYHPRMVRRLSELTGLPLRGSGNLFESMQNTADALECSAALRTLAATLARIANDLRLMTSGPNTGLDEIRLPPVQPGSSIMPGKVNPSMAEMLNMVCFHVMGNDLTVLLATQAGQLELNVMLPVIALNLLQSIQLLTNGVRAFTERCVRGITANEERCRHWVEHSAALATALNPSLGYSKVAEVVKEFVRTGRPIREIILARGLLTEAQLNDILSVRAMTEPGIPGKAAGPTRG; this is encoded by the coding sequence ATGAGCACGGATGGACAGCAGCGGATCGAACACGACGCGCTTGGAGACGTGCGCGTGCCGGCGGACGCGTATTACGGTTCGCAGACAGCGCGGGCGATTGAAAATTTTCCCATCAGCGGCCTCCGACTCCCCCGCGCCTTCATCGCGGCGACCGCGACGATCAAGCGAGCGGCGGCGGAAGTCAACGCCGGCCTCGACCTCCTAGATCCCAAGATCGCCGCGGCGATCGCTCAGGCGGCTCAGGAAGTCATTGAAGGAAAATGGGACGCGCAGTTTCCGATCGACGCATTTCAAATGGGCGCCGGCACGTCGCAGAATATGAACACGAACGAGGTCATCGCGAACCGCGCGATCGAGCTGCTGGGGGGCGCACGGGGCAACTACCAGATCGTCCATCCCAACGACCACGTCAACATGGCCCAGTCCACCAACGACGTGACCCCAACGGCGATCCGGCTCGCGGCCCTGATGACCCTCGGCGACCTCCTGGCGGTGCTTGAGACATTAGTGGAAGCCCTGGGCCAGAAGGCGCATGAGTTCGACGGCGTTGTGAAAGCCGGCCGGACTCACCTTCAGGACGCCGTACCGGTGCGGTTGGGGCAGGAATTCGGGGCGTACGCGATGGCGGTCGCCAACGATATCGAGCGCATCAAGAACGCCCGGGAGCGCCTGCTCTATCTCGGGATCGGGGGAACCGCGACCGGGACCGGCCTGAACGCCGATCCCCAGTACCACCCCCGGATGGTGCGCCGGCTTTCGGAGCTGACGGGTCTGCCGCTTCGGGGGTCCGGGAATCTCTTCGAGTCGATGCAGAACACCGCCGATGCGCTGGAATGCTCAGCTGCGCTCCGAACACTCGCCGCGACCCTCGCCCGGATCGCCAACGACCTGCGGTTGATGACATCGGGGCCGAATACCGGACTCGATGAGATCCGCCTGCCCCCGGTCCAGCCGGGTTCGTCGATCATGCCGGGCAAGGTGAACCCCTCCATGGCCGAGATGCTGAACATGGTGTGCTTCCACGTCATGGGGAACGACCTCACGGTGCTCCTCGCCACCCAGGCGGGGCAGTTGGAGCTCAACGTCATGCTGCCGGTGATCGCCCTCAACCTGCTGCAGTCGATCCAGCTCCTTACCAACGGGGTGCGCGCGTTCACCGAGCGGTGCGTCCGCGGCATCACGGCCAACGAGGAACGGTGCCGGCATTGGGTGGAGCACAGCGCCGCCCTGGCGACGGCGCTCAACCCCTCCCTCGGTTACAGCAAGGTCGCCGAGGTCGTCAAGGAATTCGTGCGGACGGGCCGGCCGATTCGGGAGATCATTTTGGCCCGGGGGCTGCTCACCGAAGCCCAACTCAACGACATCTTGTCGGTGCGGGCGATGACCGAGCCGGGGATTCCGGGGAAGGCGGCCGGCCCGACCCGTGGCTGA
- a CDS encoding cob(I)yrinic acid a,c-diamide adenosyltransferase gives MTRIYTRTGDGGDTSLFGGARVSKDDPRVRAYGTIDELNAVLGLARAAGCDPEIDGLLEVLQHHLFDLGAELATPAAASSAASHVVRMSADQIAGLEREIDRFEDRLPPLRQFVLPGGTPGAAALHHARTVARRAERQIVQLAALEPINPELLKYVNRLSDLLFVLARAANLAAGRPDVVWRPGR, from the coding sequence GTGACGCGCATCTATACCCGGACCGGAGACGGCGGGGATACCAGCCTGTTCGGGGGGGCCCGCGTCTCGAAGGATGACCCGCGGGTCCGGGCGTACGGCACGATCGACGAACTGAACGCCGTCCTGGGGCTGGCGCGCGCCGCCGGCTGCGATCCGGAGATCGACGGGCTCCTCGAGGTGCTGCAGCATCACCTGTTCGATCTCGGCGCGGAGCTGGCCACCCCCGCGGCCGCGTCTTCGGCCGCGTCTCACGTGGTCAGGATGTCCGCCGATCAGATCGCCGGGCTGGAGCGGGAGATCGATCGGTTTGAGGATCGCCTCCCGCCCCTGCGCCAATTCGTTCTCCCGGGAGGCACCCCGGGTGCGGCGGCACTGCACCATGCCCGAACGGTGGCGCGTCGCGCCGAGCGGCAGATCGTGCAGCTCGCCGCGCTGGAGCCGATCAACCCGGAGCTCCTCAAGTACGTCAACCGACTGTCCGATCTGCTCTTCGTGCTGGCGCGCGCGGCCAACCTCGCGGCCGGGCGCCCCGACGTCGTGTGGAGGCCCGGCCGCTAG
- a CDS encoding S9 family peptidase gives MSPRDQGVRSGRPITIEDLFALKILNDPQLSPDGARVVCTVTTGDVATNGYRSHLWIAPVDGRAPWQLTSAAGKDTTPRWSPNGAQVAFISDRSGEKQVWVIGVEGGEARQVTSGPLAPSELAWSPDSGWLAVVAKPQPKPGPDESDVRVISRLRYKLDGEGFWDGRWKQVLAVPAGGGEARQLTREECDHVNPAWSPDGRWVAYAANPDPNADLTNVTDIWVVAAEGEGVPRRLTGGIGPVSVPAWSPDGTRIAYAGHDNACRGATNSAVWVVSASGGDPVCLTREFDRSIGHHVISDVRAHPGAGGLTWAPDGSRISFLYADGANTQIASVAAAGGAVRQETQGDHELIGCSLDRRAIRAACIESDPLTPGEIVVQDLGPAAGPLRRITDLNGAFLRTLALSVPERFQVSSADGWRIEGWVLRPTGPGQRERVPTILEIHGGPHGAYGNGFFHEFQLLAASGYGVVYMNPRGSQGYGQAFTAGTRHDWGGKDYEDLMRGLDHAVGAYSWIDPDRLGVAGGSYGGFMTNWVVGHTQRFKAAVTMRSISNAYSQWGTSDLAYQKGFWEYPGDPWESPGFYLERSPITYVRQMRTPLLILHSESDLRCPIEQGEQLFIALKKQGTPTLFVRFPGESHDLSRNGQPKHRVERLRHILAWFGTYLASRPGAAEAGRAAHRRQAVAADE, from the coding sequence ATGAGCCCTCGTGACCAGGGTGTCCGTTCCGGGCGCCCGATCACGATCGAAGATCTTTTCGCGCTCAAGATCCTCAACGATCCGCAGCTGTCTCCCGATGGAGCTCGGGTGGTCTGTACCGTGACGACGGGGGACGTTGCGACGAACGGCTACCGGAGCCACCTGTGGATCGCCCCCGTCGATGGGCGCGCACCGTGGCAACTGACCAGCGCCGCAGGCAAGGACACAACTCCCCGGTGGTCCCCCAACGGGGCCCAGGTCGCCTTCATCTCAGACCGCAGCGGGGAGAAGCAGGTCTGGGTGATTGGGGTGGAGGGGGGCGAGGCACGTCAGGTGACGTCGGGCCCGCTCGCCCCCTCCGAGCTGGCTTGGTCCCCGGACAGCGGCTGGCTGGCCGTGGTGGCCAAGCCCCAACCTAAGCCGGGGCCGGACGAGAGCGACGTGCGCGTGATCTCGCGCTTGCGCTACAAGCTCGATGGTGAGGGGTTCTGGGACGGGCGATGGAAGCAGGTGCTCGCCGTGCCCGCCGGCGGTGGGGAGGCCCGGCAGCTTACCCGTGAGGAGTGCGATCACGTGAACCCGGCTTGGTCGCCCGACGGGCGCTGGGTTGCGTATGCCGCCAACCCCGATCCGAACGCCGATCTCACCAATGTCACGGATATCTGGGTGGTGGCCGCCGAGGGCGAGGGGGTGCCGCGGCGTCTGACCGGGGGCATCGGTCCGGTCAGCGTGCCGGCGTGGTCCCCCGACGGGACGCGGATCGCGTACGCCGGGCACGATAATGCCTGCCGGGGAGCGACGAATTCAGCCGTCTGGGTGGTCTCCGCCAGCGGCGGTGATCCGGTCTGCCTGACACGCGAGTTCGACCGCAGCATCGGCCATCATGTGATCTCCGACGTCCGCGCCCACCCCGGCGCGGGAGGGCTGACGTGGGCACCCGATGGCTCGCGGATCTCCTTCTTGTATGCCGACGGCGCCAATACCCAGATTGCGTCAGTGGCGGCGGCAGGCGGCGCGGTCCGCCAGGAGACCCAGGGCGATCACGAACTGATAGGATGCTCGCTGGACCGCCGGGCGATTCGAGCGGCGTGCATCGAGAGCGATCCCCTGACGCCAGGGGAGATCGTAGTGCAGGACCTTGGGCCGGCGGCGGGCCCGCTGCGGCGGATCACGGACCTGAACGGGGCGTTCCTGCGGACCCTGGCGCTCTCCGTTCCGGAGCGGTTCCAGGTTTCCAGCGCGGACGGGTGGAGGATCGAGGGGTGGGTGCTGCGCCCCACCGGCCCGGGCCAGCGTGAGCGGGTTCCCACAATCCTGGAGATTCACGGCGGACCGCACGGAGCGTACGGCAACGGATTTTTCCATGAGTTTCAGCTCCTCGCCGCCTCCGGGTACGGTGTGGTCTACATGAATCCACGCGGAAGCCAGGGGTACGGGCAGGCATTCACCGCGGGGACGCGTCACGACTGGGGTGGTAAGGACTACGAGGATCTCATGCGCGGGCTCGATCACGCGGTCGGCGCGTACAGCTGGATCGACCCCGACCGGCTCGGTGTGGCGGGCGGGAGCTACGGCGGGTTCATGACCAACTGGGTCGTCGGTCATACGCAGCGCTTTAAGGCCGCGGTGACGATGCGGAGCATCAGCAACGCCTACAGTCAGTGGGGGACCTCGGACCTTGCCTATCAGAAGGGGTTCTGGGAATATCCGGGCGATCCGTGGGAATCCCCCGGATTCTACCTCGAGCGATCGCCGATCACCTACGTGCGCCAGATGCGGACCCCCCTGTTGATTCTCCACAGCGAGAGCGATCTGCGCTGTCCGATCGAGCAGGGGGAGCAGTTGTTCATCGCGCTCAAGAAACAGGGGACCCCCACGCTCTTCGTCCGCTTCCCGGGGGAGAGCCACGATCTCTCCCGAAACGGGCAGCCCAAGCATCGGGTGGAGCGGCTCCGCCACATCCTGGCCTGGTTCGGCACCTACCTGGCTTCGAGGCCGGGCGCCGCCGAGGCCGGGCGCGCAGCACACCGGCGGCAGGCCGTGGCCGCCGACGAATAG
- a CDS encoding metallophosphoesterase family protein, producing MRYAILSDVHGNLEALETVLADAGRHRPDAFLCLGDTVGYGPNPNECASRIRELGGRTIAGNHDRAAVGALDISAFSPLARAAIEWTIEVVTDETRRWIMTLPDRLEDPDFLAVHGSPRDPIEEYILDLPTSLAIFSEHPFSLCLVGHSHVPGAFVLKADGTLSARALPDGKRMRLASSDRHIVNVGSVGQPRDGDPRASYLILETEPLTATLHRLSYPIATTQEKMAAHNLPAQLSQRLALGR from the coding sequence GTGCGATACGCCATCCTCTCCGACGTGCACGGCAACCTCGAGGCGCTGGAAACGGTGCTGGCCGACGCGGGCCGGCACCGCCCCGACGCCTTCTTGTGTCTCGGCGATACCGTTGGCTACGGGCCCAACCCCAACGAGTGCGCGTCGCGCATCCGGGAGCTCGGGGGAAGAACGATCGCCGGCAACCACGACCGCGCGGCCGTCGGCGCGCTCGACATCAGCGCCTTCAGCCCGCTCGCGCGCGCGGCGATCGAGTGGACGATCGAGGTCGTGACCGACGAGACCCGGCGGTGGATCATGACCCTGCCCGACAGATTGGAGGATCCCGACTTTCTCGCGGTCCACGGCAGCCCGCGGGATCCGATCGAAGAGTACATCCTCGATCTCCCCACTTCCCTGGCCATTTTCTCCGAGCACCCCTTCTCGCTCTGTCTGGTTGGGCATTCCCACGTGCCGGGTGCGTTCGTTCTCAAGGCCGATGGGACGCTGAGCGCCCGGGCCCTGCCGGACGGGAAACGGATGCGTCTCGCCAGTTCGGACCGCCACATCGTCAACGTGGGAAGCGTTGGCCAGCCCCGGGACGGTGACCCCCGCGCGTCCTACCTCATCCTGGAGACCGAACCGCTCACCGCCACCCTGCACCGGCTTTCGTACCCGATCGCGACGACCCAGGAGAAAATGGCGGCCCACAATCTTCCGGCGCAGCTCTCCCAGCGGCTTGCCCTGGGGCGGTGA
- the hisIE gene encoding bifunctional phosphoribosyl-AMP cyclohydrolase/phosphoribosyl-ATP diphosphatase HisIE, translated as MDESGSIRFDADGLVAVVAQDSASGEVLMVAHMDREALRRTLQTGEGWYWSRSRRQLWRKGETSGHTQRVTEVRADCDGDALLLRVEQTGAACHTGHRSCFYRGVAQRDGEAAIAVDSTAVEPEGRAERPGRGDAEVLSEIAAVLSDRRATPRGGSYTTRLFSEGLARLNEKIMEEAAEVTRAARKETRGRLVEEVADLWFHTLALLVFVGVSPGEVFAELAKRRR; from the coding sequence ATGGACGAGAGCGGAAGCATACGGTTCGATGCGGACGGGCTGGTGGCCGTGGTGGCGCAGGATAGCGCCAGCGGCGAGGTGCTGATGGTTGCGCACATGGATCGGGAAGCCCTGCGTCGGACCCTGCAGACCGGAGAAGGATGGTACTGGAGCCGCAGCCGACGTCAGCTCTGGCGTAAGGGCGAGACGTCGGGGCACACTCAGCGCGTGACGGAGGTTCGGGCGGACTGCGACGGCGACGCGCTGCTGCTTCGGGTTGAGCAAACGGGAGCGGCGTGCCATACCGGGCACCGTTCCTGCTTCTACCGGGGGGTCGCGCAGCGAGACGGCGAGGCGGCCATCGCCGTCGACTCTACAGCGGTGGAGCCGGAGGGCCGGGCCGAGCGACCCGGCCGCGGTGACGCCGAGGTCCTCAGCGAGATCGCGGCCGTGCTCAGCGACCGCCGCGCGACGCCCCGCGGAGGGTCCTACACGACCCGGCTGTTCTCGGAGGGGCTGGCCCGGCTGAATGAGAAGATCATGGAAGAAGCCGCGGAAGTGACTCGGGCCGCCCGGAAGGAGACCCGCGGACGCCTTGTTGAGGAAGTCGCCGATCTCTGGTTCCACACGCTGGCCCTCCTGGTGTTCGTTGGGGTGAGCCCTGGCGAGGTGTTTGCCGAACTCGCGAAGCGGCGACGCTAG
- the hisF gene encoding imidazole glycerol phosphate synthase subunit HisF, whose protein sequence is MLARRVIPCLDVDAGRVVKGTSFVNLRDAGDPVELAVLYDREGADEIVFLDITASHERRGIMEEVVRRTADTLTIPFTVGGGLRTVEDLRRMLNAGADKVGLNTAAIQRPELIREAALRFGSQCIVVAIDARQEAPGRWEVYTHGGRTPANRDAVAWAHQAVDLGAGELLITSMDRDGHEDGYDLALTRAVTQAVRVPVIASGGAGHPRHFVEVIEHADADAVLAASMFHFRRYSISEAKAEMAAARIPVRR, encoded by the coding sequence ATGCTGGCGCGGCGAGTGATCCCCTGCCTCGACGTCGACGCAGGGCGGGTCGTCAAGGGCACGAGTTTCGTGAACCTGCGCGATGCGGGCGACCCGGTTGAACTGGCGGTCTTGTACGATCGCGAGGGTGCCGACGAGATCGTCTTCTTGGACATCACGGCCAGCCACGAGCGACGCGGGATCATGGAGGAGGTGGTCCGGCGGACGGCCGACACGCTCACGATCCCGTTCACGGTGGGCGGCGGCCTGCGTACCGTTGAAGATCTCCGCCGGATGCTGAACGCCGGCGCGGACAAGGTCGGCCTGAACACGGCGGCGATTCAGCGGCCCGAGTTGATTCGGGAGGCGGCCCTGCGCTTCGGCAGCCAGTGCATCGTCGTCGCGATCGACGCGCGCCAGGAGGCGCCCGGGCGGTGGGAAGTCTACACGCACGGGGGCCGGACACCGGCGAATCGAGACGCCGTCGCTTGGGCCCACCAGGCCGTGGACCTGGGGGCGGGGGAGCTGCTGATCACGAGCATGGACCGGGACGGGCACGAAGACGGGTACGATCTTGCCCTGACCCGGGCCGTCACGCAAGCGGTGCGGGTGCCCGTCATCGCTTCGGGGGGCGCGGGCCATCCCCGGCACTTCGTGGAGGTCATCGAGCACGCGGACGCGGATGCCGTGCTCGCCGCGTCCATGTTTCACTTCCGGCGGTACAGCATCTCCGAGGCGAAGGCCGAGATGGCCGCCGCGAGGATCCCTGTTCGCCGGTGA
- the hisA gene encoding 1-(5-phosphoribosyl)-5-[(5-phosphoribosylamino)methylideneamino]imidazole-4-carboxamide isomerase, which yields MLVLPAVDVRGGRCVRLVQGAPDREHLYDDDPAAAARRWMACGAPWVHVVDLDGAFTGIQINAEAIRRLIAAVEIPVQVGGGMRDLGTVERWLEAGAARVILGTAALSRRDVLEEACARFGHRVVVGIDARGGEVAAEGWVTRTGLSASAVATQVVAAGARRIIYTDIGADGMLAGPNVGAIEQILREVDVPVIAAGGIASAGDIRRLRPLEARGLEGVIVGRALYEGRVRLEDLLAAAA from the coding sequence GTGCTGGTGCTGCCGGCGGTTGACGTGCGCGGCGGACGGTGCGTCCGGCTCGTTCAGGGGGCGCCTGACCGTGAGCATCTCTACGACGACGACCCGGCCGCCGCGGCCCGTCGGTGGATGGCCTGCGGCGCCCCCTGGGTGCACGTCGTCGACCTTGACGGCGCGTTTACCGGCATCCAAATCAACGCGGAAGCGATCCGCCGCCTGATCGCCGCGGTGGAGATCCCGGTCCAGGTGGGGGGAGGGATGCGGGATTTGGGGACGGTCGAGCGGTGGTTGGAAGCGGGGGCCGCGCGGGTGATCCTGGGAACCGCCGCCCTGTCCCGTCGGGACGTGCTTGAGGAAGCGTGCGCGCGGTTCGGCCACCGGGTGGTGGTGGGGATCGATGCGCGGGGCGGCGAGGTGGCGGCGGAGGGGTGGGTGACCCGCACCGGACTGTCCGCGTCCGCCGTTGCCACGCAGGTCGTCGCGGCGGGCGCCCGGCGGATCATTTACACGGACATCGGCGCGGACGGGATGCTGGCGGGGCCGAACGTCGGCGCCATCGAACAAATCCTGCGCGAGGTCGACGTCCCGGTGATCGCCGCCGGCGGGATCGCTTCGGCCGGCGACATCCGGCGCCTCCGGCCGCTCGAGGCCCGGGGGCTGGAGGGCGTCATCGTCGGCCGGGCCCTCTACGAGGGGCGCGTCCGGCTCGAGGACCTCTTGGCCGCGGCCGCGTGA